Proteins encoded in a region of the Euzebya rosea genome:
- a CDS encoding nuclear transport factor 2 family protein, whose amino-acid sequence MTPTAHSAEHRAEENRKAFLAFYDAFNRHDTGAMREIVAPDYVEHEQGPPGISTTGRQGVIDWAETMWAGMPDVAFHVHDVLSDGDRVAGRITVTGTHTEPLWGIPPTGRKVHFDALDIVRMEDGLAVEHWGVTDTSTLMSQIGLAPAEGVLETVQAIYEAFGAQDVPAILDLMAPDVVWEEGLLDFGVPWLRPGTGRDVVAAFFGVVAERLDITRFEVRTMLASGDQVAAVIDVEATDRVSGQDLSDPCEVHLWTVEDGKVTAFRHHVDTHRHVLASR is encoded by the coding sequence ATGACCCCGACAGCACACTCGGCGGAGCACAGGGCGGAGGAGAACCGCAAGGCCTTCCTCGCCTTCTACGACGCCTTCAACCGTCACGACACCGGCGCGATGCGCGAGATCGTCGCACCCGACTACGTCGAACACGAGCAGGGGCCGCCTGGCATCTCCACGACCGGACGGCAGGGCGTCATCGACTGGGCGGAGACGATGTGGGCGGGCATGCCCGACGTGGCCTTCCACGTGCACGACGTCCTGTCCGACGGCGACCGTGTCGCCGGTCGGATCACCGTCACCGGCACCCACACCGAACCGCTGTGGGGCATCCCGCCGACCGGTCGGAAGGTCCACTTCGACGCCCTCGACATCGTCCGGATGGAGGACGGCCTCGCCGTCGAGCACTGGGGGGTGACCGACACCAGCACGTTGATGTCCCAGATCGGCCTTGCACCCGCCGAGGGAGTGCTGGAGACCGTCCAGGCCATCTACGAGGCGTTCGGCGCACAGGACGTCCCGGCGATCCTCGACCTGATGGCCCCCGATGTCGTCTGGGAGGAGGGGCTGCTGGACTTCGGTGTCCCGTGGTTGCGTCCGGGCACGGGACGTGACGTCGTCGCCGCGTTCTTCGGCGTCGTCGCCGAACGGCTGGACATCACCCGGTTCGAGGTCCGCACGATGCTGGCATCCGGCGACCAGGTGGCTGCCGTCATCGACGTCGAGGCCACCGACCGCGTCTCGGGCCAGGACCTGAGCGACCCGTGCGAGGTGCACCTGTGGACGGTGGAGGACGGGAAGGTGACGGCCTTCCGCCACCACGTCGACACCCACCGGCACGTCCTCGCGTCGCGCTGA
- a CDS encoding LuxR family transcriptional regulator has translation MPPITGDGLAPTGSPGGPDQLAPSWSSVVDTLAPAAEAGTLSGVELDDLADAAHLVGRNDLHHRARERAIDTHLEEGDPRRAARSAFWLGTVLAQGGEPARANGWLSRAARLLADQPEAVEHGYLLLPRGLMALGSRDADTAMECFGRAVALADNRAHDRAHNRADDRADDPAGDRTTLDRAIVDLATLGRLGLGQAWLLRGEVDDGVALLDEAMLAVTAGEVGPLVTGIVYCATIACCRDIADVARAREWTAALASWCADHPDMVPFRGQCLVHRSEILQHQGDWPAAVSAAHEACVHLAGPPPQPAVGDAHHQQAELDLLRGRDDEAEEGYQRASQHGRAVQPGLALLRLAQGQPEAAAGSLRRSLEEVDGPVLRVPLLAASAEVALARDRVAEARAFADELDATAGRVGTPVASAVAAGVRGVVLLADDDAASALGWLRRAWAYWHEVDDPFEEARVRVGIGQACRALGDEDGCRLELDAARQVMEALGATTELARIERLATTSAAEHPGGLSDREVEVLQLVAGGASNKAIAAELVISEHTVARHLQNIYTKLGVDSRTAAAAFGYQHGLV, from the coding sequence GTGCCTCCGATCACGGGCGACGGGCTGGCCCCGACCGGTTCGCCGGGCGGGCCGGATCAGCTCGCGCCCAGCTGGTCATCGGTCGTCGACACCCTGGCGCCGGCCGCCGAGGCGGGGACGCTGTCGGGCGTCGAGCTGGACGACCTCGCCGACGCCGCCCACCTCGTCGGACGCAACGACCTCCACCACCGAGCACGCGAGCGGGCCATCGACACCCACCTCGAGGAGGGCGATCCCCGCCGGGCGGCAAGGTCGGCGTTCTGGCTCGGGACGGTGCTGGCACAGGGGGGCGAGCCGGCACGCGCGAACGGCTGGCTGTCCCGGGCTGCACGGTTGCTCGCGGACCAGCCGGAGGCCGTCGAGCACGGGTACCTGCTGCTGCCGCGGGGCCTGATGGCCCTCGGCAGCCGCGACGCCGACACGGCGATGGAGTGCTTCGGCCGCGCCGTCGCGCTGGCCGACAACCGCGCCCACGACCGCGCCCACAACCGCGCCGACGACCGCGCCGACGATCCCGCTGGCGACAGGACGACCCTCGACCGGGCGATCGTCGACCTGGCGACCCTCGGCAGGCTGGGCCTCGGACAGGCATGGCTGCTGCGGGGCGAGGTCGACGACGGCGTGGCGCTGCTGGACGAGGCCATGCTCGCGGTGACCGCCGGCGAGGTCGGCCCGCTCGTCACCGGCATCGTGTACTGCGCCACCATTGCCTGCTGCCGGGACATCGCCGATGTGGCCCGGGCCCGCGAGTGGACGGCGGCCCTGGCCTCGTGGTGCGCCGACCACCCAGACATGGTCCCCTTCCGTGGACAGTGCCTCGTCCACCGGTCGGAGATCCTCCAGCACCAGGGCGACTGGCCGGCCGCCGTGTCGGCGGCACACGAGGCCTGCGTCCACCTGGCCGGGCCACCACCCCAGCCGGCCGTTGGTGACGCCCACCACCAGCAGGCCGAGCTCGACCTACTCCGCGGACGCGACGACGAGGCGGAGGAGGGCTACCAGCGCGCCAGCCAGCACGGGCGGGCCGTCCAGCCCGGCCTCGCGCTGCTGCGCCTTGCACAGGGTCAACCGGAGGCGGCGGCGGGGTCGCTGCGCCGGTCGCTGGAGGAGGTCGACGGGCCGGTCCTGCGTGTCCCGCTGCTGGCTGCCAGCGCGGAGGTGGCGCTCGCCCGCGATCGCGTGGCGGAGGCGCGAGCGTTCGCCGACGAGCTGGACGCCACCGCCGGCCGCGTCGGCACGCCGGTGGCGTCCGCGGTGGCCGCCGGGGTCCGGGGGGTCGTGCTGCTGGCCGATGACGATGCCGCGTCCGCCCTCGGCTGGCTGCGCCGGGCGTGGGCGTACTGGCACGAGGTGGACGATCCGTTCGAGGAGGCCCGCGTCCGGGTCGGCATCGGACAGGCCTGCCGGGCCCTGGGCGACGAGGACGGCTGCCGGCTGGAGCTCGACGCGGCACGGCAGGTGATGGAGGCGCTGGGCGCGACGACCGAGTTGGCGCGGATCGAGCGGCTGGCGACGACCAGCGCTGCGGAGCATCCGGGTGGCCTGTCGGACCGCGAGGTCGAGGTGCTGCAGCTCGTGGCGGGCGGGGCGAGCAACAAGGCCATCGCCGCCGAGCTGGTCATCAGCGAGCACACCGTCGCCCGCCACCTCCAGAACATCTACACCAAGCTCGGGGTCGACTCACGGACCGCTGCAGCCGCGTTCGGGTACCAGCACGGGCTGGTCTGA
- a CDS encoding flavin-containing monooxygenase, which translates to MDTTHDDTTRIEDGHVEEGHVETIVIGAGQAGLSMGYHLQQLGRTFLILDAHQRVGEAWRRRWDSLRLFTPARYDGLDGMPFPAPPTTFPTKDEMADYLEAYAERFALPIHLGTVVDHVGHIDGRYVVRAGRHRWTADNVVVAMSGFQRPHVPAFAEQLDERIVQVHSASYRAPDQVGTGTVLVVGAGNSGSEVCMDLARAADGPRRIVLAGRDTGHIPFRIESPFGRTVGVRFVLRFVFRRILSVNSPVGRRKRPEILSSGGPLIRVRNHELAAAGVERAPRVDGVVDGRPRLADGRMLDVDAIVWCTGFDPVFPWVDLPVHGDREPRHTSGVADDQPGLYFLGLLFLHTMASEMIHGVGADAARLARHLDQRMRSLAVDDRRVAATA; encoded by the coding sequence ATGGACACCACGCACGACGACACGACACGCATCGAGGACGGGCACGTCGAGGAGGGGCACGTCGAGACGATCGTCATCGGCGCCGGGCAGGCCGGCCTGTCGATGGGGTACCACCTGCAGCAGCTCGGCCGAACGTTCCTGATCCTCGATGCCCACCAGCGGGTCGGCGAGGCCTGGCGGCGGCGATGGGACTCGTTGCGGCTGTTCACCCCCGCCCGGTACGACGGGCTGGACGGCATGCCGTTCCCCGCCCCGCCCACGACGTTCCCGACCAAGGACGAGATGGCCGACTACCTGGAGGCCTACGCCGAACGGTTCGCCCTGCCGATCCACCTCGGCACGGTGGTCGACCACGTCGGACACATCGACGGCCGGTACGTCGTCCGCGCCGGCCGCCACCGGTGGACCGCCGACAACGTGGTCGTGGCGATGTCGGGCTTCCAGCGTCCGCACGTCCCCGCGTTCGCCGAGCAGCTGGACGAACGGATCGTCCAGGTCCACTCCGCGTCCTACCGCGCACCCGACCAGGTCGGCACGGGGACGGTGCTCGTCGTCGGGGCCGGCAACTCCGGGTCGGAGGTCTGCATGGACCTGGCCCGCGCCGCCGACGGTCCGCGACGGATCGTCCTGGCCGGTCGTGACACCGGCCACATCCCCTTCCGCATCGAGAGCCCCTTCGGGCGAACCGTCGGCGTCAGGTTCGTGCTGCGCTTCGTCTTCCGGCGGATCCTGTCGGTGAACAGCCCGGTGGGTCGCCGCAAGCGGCCGGAGATCCTGTCGTCGGGCGGACCGCTGATCCGGGTCCGCAACCACGAGCTGGCTGCCGCAGGGGTGGAACGGGCTCCGCGGGTCGACGGGGTCGTCGACGGCCGCCCGCGGCTGGCCGACGGACGCATGCTCGACGTCGACGCCATCGTCTGGTGCACGGGCTTCGATCCGGTGTTCCCGTGGGTCGACCTTCCCGTCCACGGCGACCGTGAGCCGCGGCACACCAGCGGCGTGGCCGATGACCAGCCGGGCCTGTACTTCCTCGGCCTGCTGTTCCTCCACACGATGGCGTCGGAGATGATCCACGGCGTCGGCGCCGACGCCGCCCGGCTGGCCCGTCACCTGGATCAGCGCATGCGGTCGCTGGCCGTCGACGACCGGCGAGTCGCGGCGACGGCCTGA
- a CDS encoding YciI family protein: protein MPNYLLTYKGESTDTADMTPEQHEAVMAAWGEWIGRTGEALVDVGSPLAQSTSVVDDGTDGTATPLSGYSIIKADDIDGARAHVKGHPFLSEGSGNFAVDIFEIAPMPEM from the coding sequence ATGCCGAACTACCTGCTGACCTACAAGGGCGAGTCCACCGACACCGCCGACATGACCCCCGAGCAGCACGAGGCCGTGATGGCCGCGTGGGGCGAGTGGATCGGGCGAACCGGCGAAGCGCTGGTGGACGTCGGGTCACCGCTGGCGCAGTCCACGTCCGTTGTCGACGACGGCACCGACGGCACGGCCACGCCGCTGTCGGGCTACTCCATCATCAAGGCCGACGACATCGACGGCGCCAGGGCCCACGTGAAGGGGCACCCCTTCCTCAGCGAGGGCAGCGGCAACTTCGCCGTCGACATCTTCGAGATCGCGCCGATGCCGGAGATGTAG
- the merB gene encoding organomercurial lyase: protein MDPRDLAVRNATYAVFVERGSAPTPADVAEAVAGHSVEEVEDAWRRLHDAHALVLVDRDGPAELLMANPFAAQPTNFRVRADDRWWDANCAWDAFGVCAALGVDGRIETSCPDCGDDLIVEVRDQRPVDDDMLFHCLVPASRWWDDIAFT from the coding sequence GTGGACCCACGCGACCTCGCGGTGCGCAACGCCACCTACGCGGTGTTCGTCGAGCGCGGGTCAGCACCCACACCGGCTGACGTGGCCGAGGCCGTGGCCGGCCACTCCGTTGAGGAGGTCGAGGACGCCTGGCGCCGACTCCACGACGCCCACGCGCTGGTGCTGGTCGATCGGGACGGCCCGGCCGAGCTGCTGATGGCCAACCCGTTCGCGGCCCAGCCGACGAACTTCCGGGTGCGAGCCGACGACCGCTGGTGGGACGCCAACTGTGCGTGGGATGCCTTCGGGGTGTGCGCCGCGCTCGGGGTCGACGGCCGGATCGAGACGAGCTGCCCCGACTGCGGCGACGACCTGATCGTGGAGGTCCGCGACCAGCGCCCGGTCGACGACGACATGCTGTTCCACTGCCTCGTGCCGGCCAGCCGGTGGTGGGACGACATCGCGTTCACCTGA
- a CDS encoding alkaline phosphatase PhoX — MHIGQTALRRRTLLKATVLGAVLACSPAQYRTLLAGPVVRGEGPYGALLGPDANGLMLPKGFRSRIIAASGLRVGLADGASSYVWHPAPDGAACFPEDDGGWRYVNNSEVGEGAGGVGGIRFAADGSTIDAYPVLQGTSRNCAGGITPWGTWLSCEEAGDSGQVWECPPDGSWAGEPHPMLGRFNHEAVAVDPVNQHLFLTEDDPAGLFYRWVMAEGRFDEAMAEGRMRARDEGDGVLQAAVLADDGSVEWVDVDDPTATPLRERTAGTAFNGGEGIWYDSGFVYFTTKGDNRVWVHDVEAQTITTLYHAETDPDGGLTGVDNVTVAPSGDVLVAEDGGDMEIRLITADTREVVPLVRMPGPEHEGSEVTGPCFSPDGSRLYFSSQRAGLDGPGDGLTYEVTGPFRTQRVGIAATTTHI; from the coding sequence ATGCACATCGGCCAGACCGCCCTGCGACGGCGAACCCTGCTGAAGGCGACCGTCCTGGGGGCGGTGCTGGCCTGCTCGCCGGCGCAGTACCGGACGTTGCTGGCCGGCCCGGTCGTGCGGGGCGAGGGACCCTACGGCGCGCTGCTCGGACCGGACGCCAACGGGCTGATGCTGCCGAAGGGCTTCCGGTCGCGGATCATCGCCGCGTCCGGGCTGCGGGTGGGGCTGGCCGACGGGGCGTCGTCGTACGTGTGGCACCCCGCACCGGACGGGGCGGCCTGCTTCCCCGAGGACGACGGCGGTTGGCGCTACGTCAACAACTCCGAGGTCGGCGAGGGTGCGGGTGGCGTCGGCGGCATCCGCTTCGCCGCCGACGGGTCGACGATCGATGCCTACCCGGTGCTGCAGGGGACCTCGCGCAACTGTGCCGGCGGGATCACCCCGTGGGGGACATGGCTGTCGTGTGAGGAGGCCGGTGACAGCGGACAGGTGTGGGAGTGCCCGCCCGACGGGTCGTGGGCGGGCGAACCCCATCCCATGCTCGGCCGGTTCAACCACGAGGCGGTGGCGGTCGACCCGGTCAACCAGCACCTCTTCCTGACCGAGGACGACCCCGCCGGGCTGTTCTACCGGTGGGTGATGGCCGAGGGACGGTTCGACGAGGCGATGGCCGAGGGCCGGATGCGAGCCCGGGACGAGGGCGACGGCGTCCTGCAGGCGGCCGTGCTGGCCGACGACGGCAGCGTGGAGTGGGTCGACGTGGACGACCCGACGGCCACGCCCCTGCGCGAACGGACGGCGGGGACGGCGTTCAACGGCGGTGAGGGCATCTGGTACGACTCGGGGTTCGTCTACTTCACCACCAAGGGCGACAACCGGGTGTGGGTCCACGACGTCGAGGCCCAGACGATCACCACGCTGTACCACGCCGAGACCGATCCCGACGGTGGCCTCACGGGGGTCGACAACGTGACCGTCGCCCCGTCGGGTGATGTGCTGGTCGCCGAGGACGGTGGCGACATGGAGATCCGCCTGATCACCGCCGACACCCGTGAGGTCGTGCCGCTGGTCCGCATGCCCGGGCCCGAGCACGAGGGGTCGGAGGTGACCGGTCCCTGCTTCTCGCCCGACGGCAGCCGGCTGTACTTCTCCTCCCAGCGGGCCGGCCTCGATGGGCCCGGCGACGGCCTGACCTACGAGGTCACCGGACCGTTCCGCACCCAGCGGGTCGGCATCGCCGCGACGACGACACACATCTGA
- a CDS encoding sigma-70 family RNA polymerase sigma factor: protein MQTTRPAATAHLDEMIRTNMPLVGYEVSSMASRIPRHVPREDLMSAGLLGLTQAAQAYDASTGVPFDRFARRRIKGALLDELRSRDWASRSVRRGARRMQAAQAAFVAREGRTATLEETAQEMGVGAEEAQRLVDDVHRGTVLNYESLTEDGIDDILPSHEITPEADILGRERQAILLDAIAALPERQQEVITAYFFEERSMADIAAEMGVTESRISQIRAEAFELIRAAMTITLDDTPAPAEHYPNGRAARRRADYYDAVATASTITMRLDRVPAMAA from the coding sequence ATGCAGACGACGCGCCCCGCCGCCACCGCCCACCTCGACGAGATGATCCGCACGAACATGCCCCTCGTCGGGTACGAGGTGAGCAGCATGGCGTCGCGCATCCCCCGGCACGTGCCCCGCGAGGACCTGATGTCGGCCGGCCTGCTCGGGCTGACCCAGGCCGCGCAGGCCTACGACGCCTCCACCGGGGTGCCCTTCGACCGGTTCGCCCGACGGCGGATCAAGGGTGCGCTGCTGGACGAGCTGCGGTCCCGCGACTGGGCGTCCCGCTCGGTGCGACGAGGTGCCCGTCGGATGCAGGCCGCGCAGGCCGCCTTCGTGGCCCGCGAGGGACGCACCGCCACCCTGGAGGAGACCGCGCAGGAGATGGGGGTCGGTGCCGAGGAGGCCCAGCGCCTGGTCGACGACGTGCACCGCGGGACCGTCCTCAACTACGAGTCGCTGACCGAGGACGGCATCGACGACATCCTGCCGTCCCACGAGATCACCCCCGAGGCCGACATCCTCGGCCGCGAGCGCCAGGCGATCCTCCTGGACGCCATCGCCGCGCTGCCCGAGCGGCAGCAGGAGGTCATCACCGCCTACTTCTTCGAGGAGCGGTCCATGGCCGACATCGCCGCGGAGATGGGCGTCACCGAGTCCCGGATCAGCCAGATCCGTGCGGAGGCCTTCGAGCTGATCCGTGCCGCCATGACCATCACCCTGGACGACACCCCCGCGCCGGCCGAGCACTACCCCAACGGCCGCGCCGCCCGCCGTCGCGCCGACTACTACGACGCCGTCGCCACCGCCTCCACGATCACCATGCGCCTGGACCGCGTGCCGGCCATGGCCGCCTGA
- a CDS encoding DUF6351 family protein → MRTIVPRIFAVLALLSTLLLTVPVRASGPELTISTLSTRADLVSGGDVLVEISPTPPAGTVIDLDGTDVTDAFATGLDGRYLGLVTGLAVGDNTLTATQPDGSGATLTLTNHPIEGPVFSGPHLQPWDCRTAENGLGEPTDGHCNAPSIVDYHYVPTGGTSYQAYDLSNPPTNVATVTNDRGDTVRHIVRRERGSLNRGLYAFAFLHDPATGEPDPRNPQDGWNRKLYYPFGASCNTNQTQGSMPSVLNATRLAEGFAIATSSLNVLGHHCNPVLSAETALMLKERVVETAGPIRYTMSTGGSGGAIGQLQVSNAYPGITNGLMPGSTFPDVWSTAMEVHDCVVLEATASPMTPLQKAAVDGHGPPQSTCGAWVGTFAPGSIPFNGCFSDSGVPTTNTPDPTRDYIPVVQSDGCRATIQDIQANVWGRDANGFAHRALDNVGVQYGLVALNLPATDPGKITMQQFLDLNTRVGGVDIDGVRQVARTAMDPATAEIAYRSSMLNDGRGLARTAIIDFAASLNVEIHTPYHAYAIEERMARIGHEDNHVIWHNGPSGTAWDTMDDWLASVEADGGIDPLTGLDPDVVKDTRPTIAEDSCWSSGSQEDLSACAPEVFADSRIQAGMPLSHDVLKCTLKPIDPADYAGAVPPVTPADLLVLEQVFPDGVCDYSVPGVGQVPSVQWLTYNDGPGGRPLGPPPTSTAF, encoded by the coding sequence ATGCGCACGATCGTTCCGAGGATCTTCGCGGTCCTCGCCTTGCTGTCCACGCTTCTCCTCACCGTCCCGGTCAGGGCCTCAGGGCCCGAGCTCACCATCTCGACGCTCTCCACCCGCGCCGACCTGGTCTCCGGCGGCGACGTCCTCGTCGAGATCAGCCCGACCCCGCCCGCCGGCACCGTCATCGACCTCGACGGCACCGACGTCACCGACGCGTTCGCCACCGGACTCGACGGCCGCTATCTCGGCCTGGTCACCGGCCTCGCCGTCGGCGACAACACCCTCACCGCAACCCAGCCGGACGGATCCGGCGCCACGCTGACCCTCACCAACCACCCCATCGAGGGCCCGGTCTTCTCCGGCCCGCACCTGCAACCGTGGGACTGCCGCACCGCCGAGAACGGCCTCGGTGAGCCGACTGACGGGCACTGCAACGCCCCCAGCATCGTCGACTACCACTACGTCCCCACCGGCGGCACCAGCTACCAGGCCTACGACCTCAGCAACCCGCCGACCAACGTCGCGACCGTCACCAACGACCGCGGTGACACCGTCCGCCACATCGTCCGCCGTGAACGGGGCAGCCTGAACCGCGGCCTCTACGCCTTCGCGTTCCTCCACGACCCGGCCACCGGCGAGCCCGACCCGCGCAATCCGCAGGACGGCTGGAACCGCAAGCTCTACTACCCCTTCGGCGCCAGCTGCAACACCAACCAGACGCAGGGGTCGATGCCCAGCGTGCTCAACGCCACCCGCCTCGCGGAGGGCTTCGCGATCGCCACCTCCTCCCTCAACGTCCTGGGTCACCACTGCAACCCGGTGCTGTCCGCCGAGACCGCGCTGATGCTCAAGGAGCGGGTCGTCGAGACGGCCGGCCCGATCCGCTACACGATGAGCACCGGCGGCTCCGGCGGCGCCATCGGCCAGCTGCAGGTCTCCAACGCCTACCCCGGCATCACCAACGGCCTCATGCCCGGCTCGACGTTCCCCGACGTCTGGTCCACCGCGATGGAGGTCCACGACTGCGTGGTCCTCGAGGCAACCGCCAGCCCGATGACGCCGCTGCAGAAGGCCGCCGTCGACGGGCACGGTCCGCCCCAGTCCACCTGCGGCGCGTGGGTCGGCACGTTCGCCCCCGGCTCCATCCCCTTCAACGGCTGCTTCTCCGACTCCGGCGTCCCGACGACCAACACGCCCGACCCGACCCGTGACTACATCCCCGTCGTCCAGTCCGACGGCTGCCGGGCCACCATCCAGGACATCCAGGCCAACGTCTGGGGCCGCGACGCCAACGGCTTCGCTCACCGGGCCCTGGACAACGTCGGCGTCCAGTACGGTCTCGTCGCCCTGAACCTGCCGGCCACCGACCCCGGCAAGATCACGATGCAGCAGTTCCTGGACCTCAACACCCGCGTCGGCGGCGTCGACATCGACGGGGTCCGCCAGGTGGCGCGCACCGCGATGGACCCGGCCACGGCCGAGATCGCCTACCGCTCGAGCATGCTCAACGACGGCCGCGGCCTGGCCCGCACCGCCATCATCGACTTCGCCGCGTCCCTCAACGTGGAGATCCACACCCCGTACCACGCCTACGCCATCGAGGAGCGCATGGCGCGGATCGGACACGAGGACAACCACGTGATCTGGCACAACGGTCCGTCGGGCACGGCCTGGGACACGATGGACGACTGGCTGGCGTCGGTCGAGGCAGATGGCGGCATCGACCCGCTCACCGGCCTGGACCCCGACGTGGTCAAGGACACCCGACCCACGATCGCCGAGGACTCCTGCTGGAGCTCCGGATCGCAGGAGGACCTGTCGGCCTGCGCCCCGGAGGTGTTCGCGGACTCCCGCATCCAGGCGGGCATGCCGCTGTCGCACGACGTGCTGAAGTGCACGCTCAAGCCGATCGACCCGGCCGACTATGCCGGTGCCGTGCCGCCGGTCACCCCGGCTGACCTGCTGGTCCTCGAGCAGGTGTTCCCCGACGGTGTCTGCGACTACTCCGTCCCCGGCGTCGGCCAAGTGCCGTCGGTGCAGTGGCTGACCTACAACGACGGCCCGGGCGGTCGTCCGCTGGGGCCACCGCCGACGTCCACGGCCTTCTAG
- a CDS encoding nuclease-related domain-containing protein — MHDDERAWRRGAEDEEAVGRKLAKLDDRWTVLHDLPLNEKGSNLDHLAIGPGGVFALNTKKVRGKIWVGERVVMVNGQRTPYLRTARWEAKTVASLLSAAVGQTVDVRPALVFVGGELVIKQRPSDVGITTNWTINRWLKSQRNVLDPNPLAAVQRSARLARTWPVPSLPQDW; from the coding sequence GTGCACGATGACGAGCGGGCGTGGCGTCGAGGTGCCGAGGACGAGGAGGCCGTTGGACGGAAGCTGGCGAAGCTGGACGATCGATGGACCGTCCTTCACGACCTGCCACTCAACGAGAAGGGCTCGAACCTGGATCACCTGGCGATCGGGCCCGGAGGAGTCTTCGCCCTCAACACCAAGAAGGTGCGCGGCAAGATCTGGGTTGGCGAACGGGTGGTCATGGTCAACGGCCAACGCACCCCATATCTCCGAACCGCCAGGTGGGAAGCCAAGACCGTTGCGAGCCTGCTGTCGGCCGCCGTGGGCCAGACGGTCGACGTCCGGCCGGCGCTGGTCTTCGTGGGTGGCGAGCTCGTGATCAAGCAACGCCCATCCGACGTAGGCATCACCACGAACTGGACCATCAACCGATGGCTGAAGTCACAGCGGAACGTTCTTGACCCGAACCCACTGGCGGCAGTCCAGCGCAGCGCGCGACTGGCGCGGACATGGCCCGTGCCGTCGTTGCCGCAGGACTGGTGA